A part of Saliniradius amylolyticus genomic DNA contains:
- the ybgC gene encoding tol-pal system-associated acyl-CoA thioesterase, with the protein MQITTQHEHPIRVYYEDTDAGGIVYYANYLKFIERARTEWLRSLGIEQDVLLEQSIAFVVKGVTIDYRQPARFNESLRVLSQVVELKRASILFVQQVINDHDNVLVNAQVKVACVDLETMRPKAIPQFVLGELSGVR; encoded by the coding sequence TTGCAAATAACAACTCAACATGAGCATCCTATCCGCGTCTATTACGAAGATACGGATGCAGGCGGCATTGTTTATTATGCCAATTATCTCAAGTTTATTGAGCGGGCCCGAACCGAGTGGTTAAGGTCACTGGGCATAGAACAAGATGTACTATTGGAACAATCCATCGCCTTTGTCGTCAAAGGGGTGACTATAGATTATCGCCAGCCTGCACGGTTTAACGAGAGCTTGAGAGTTCTAAGTCAGGTAGTAGAATTAAAGCGCGCCAGCATCCTGTTCGTGCAACAGGTAATAAACGACCATGATAATGTGCTGGTTAATGCGCAGGTTAAGGTGGCTTGTGTGGATCTTGAAACCATGCGTCCCAAGGCCATCCCACAGTTTGTTTTAGGGGAATTGTCCGGTGTCAGGTGA
- the ruvB gene encoding Holliday junction branch migration DNA helicase RuvB — protein sequence MIEADRLVQAAETGEDEVVDRAIRPKLLSDYTGQDHVREQMEIFIQAARNRRDALDHLLIFGPPGLGKTTLANIVANEMDVNIKTTSGPVLEKAGDLAALLTNLEEGDVLFIDEIHRMSPMVEEILYPAMEDYQLDIMIGEGPAARSIKLDLPPFTLIGATTRAGSLTSPLRDRFGIVQRLEFYQVKDLTRIVQRSASYLNLNMDEPGAVEVAKRSRGTPRIANRLLRRVRDYAEIKADGHISAEVAAKALDMLDVDNEGFDTMDRKLLHAIIDKFTGGPVGLDNLAAAIGEEKDTIEDVIEPFLIQQGFLQRTPRGRMATQRAFLHLGLNYNGD from the coding sequence ATGATAGAAGCGGATCGACTGGTACAGGCAGCGGAAACGGGTGAAGATGAGGTAGTGGATCGCGCGATCCGGCCTAAGTTGCTCAGCGATTATACCGGGCAGGACCATGTGCGTGAGCAGATGGAAATCTTTATCCAGGCGGCGCGCAATCGCCGTGATGCACTGGATCATCTGCTGATCTTCGGTCCTCCGGGACTGGGTAAAACCACATTAGCCAATATCGTCGCCAACGAGATGGATGTGAACATCAAGACCACCTCCGGGCCGGTGCTGGAAAAGGCCGGCGATCTGGCGGCATTACTGACCAACCTCGAAGAGGGCGATGTGCTCTTTATCGATGAAATCCACCGCATGAGCCCCATGGTGGAAGAGATCCTTTACCCTGCCATGGAAGATTACCAACTGGATATTATGATCGGTGAAGGGCCAGCGGCTCGCTCCATTAAACTGGATTTACCGCCTTTTACCCTGATTGGCGCAACCACTCGTGCCGGTTCCTTGACCTCGCCATTGAGAGATCGTTTCGGCATTGTACAGCGACTGGAGTTTTATCAGGTGAAGGATTTGACGCGCATTGTGCAGCGTTCGGCGTCGTACCTGAATCTGAATATGGATGAACCCGGAGCCGTGGAAGTGGCGAAGCGTTCACGGGGCACGCCTCGTATCGCCAACCGTCTGTTAAGGCGGGTTCGGGACTATGCCGAGATTAAGGCCGATGGCCATATCAGTGCTGAAGTGGCTGCTAAAGCCCTGGATATGCTGGATGTGGATAACGAAGGTTTCGATACCATGGATCGCAAGTTGCTCCATGCGATTATTGATAAGTTTACCGGTGGTCCGGTCGGGCTGGATAATCTGGCGGCCGCCATTGGTGAAGAAAAAGACACCATCGAAGATGTGATTGAACCTTTCTTGATTCAGCAGGGGTTTTTACAGCGCACCCCACGGGGACGCATGGCGACCCAAAGAGCTTTCTTACATCTGGGGCTGAATTATAACGGCGATTAG
- the ruvA gene encoding Holliday junction branch migration protein RuvA, producing MIGRIRGTLIEKLPPEVLVEAGGVGYEIQLPMSSFYQLPEAGQETIIYTHFVVREDAQLLFGFASKGERAVFRELIKANGVGPKLGLTILSGMSAEQFMHCVQNSDVNALVKLPGVGKKTAERLVVELKDRLEKLHTSGGAVDLPVMDSTGVENTFVTTDDPRDEAISALVALGYKPAQADKAIKKIAKEGQSSEDLIREALRAMV from the coding sequence GTGATAGGACGTATTCGCGGCACCCTGATCGAGAAACTCCCCCCCGAGGTGTTAGTGGAAGCTGGTGGAGTGGGGTATGAGATTCAACTGCCTATGAGCAGCTTTTATCAGTTGCCGGAAGCCGGTCAGGAGACCATTATTTACACCCATTTTGTGGTGCGTGAAGACGCCCAGTTATTATTCGGTTTTGCCAGCAAAGGCGAGCGTGCGGTGTTTCGTGAACTGATCAAAGCCAATGGTGTTGGACCCAAGCTGGGGCTGACCATCTTGTCCGGTATGTCTGCCGAGCAGTTTATGCATTGTGTGCAAAACTCGGACGTGAACGCGCTGGTAAAACTGCCTGGTGTAGGCAAGAAAACGGCCGAGCGTTTGGTGGTGGAACTTAAAGACCGATTAGAGAAGCTGCATACCTCTGGCGGCGCGGTGGACTTACCGGTAATGGATAGCACGGGCGTGGAGAATACCTTTGTTACCACCGACGATCCCAGAGATGAGGCCATCAGCGCCTTGGTGGCTCTGGGCTATAAACCGGCTCAGGCCGACAAGGCGATTAAAAAGATTGCCAAAGAGGGACAGTCCAGCGAAGATCTGATCCGTGAAGCATTAAGAGCGATGGTGTAA
- the ruvC gene encoding crossover junction endodeoxyribonuclease RuvC, translating to MAIILGIDPGSRITGYGVLRQQGSKFEYLGSGCIRLGEGELAGRLQKIHDGVSELISQFQPDTFAIEQVFMAKNPSSALVLGHARGAAIVAATNQALPVYEYSARQIKQAVVGKGSAGKEQVQHMVSYLLKLPASPQADAADALAVALCHGHTQQSLIKLSGQASKTVRGRLRQ from the coding sequence TTGGCCATTATTCTGGGCATTGATCCTGGTTCGCGTATTACCGGTTACGGAGTATTGCGTCAGCAAGGCAGCAAGTTTGAGTATCTGGGCAGTGGCTGTATCCGTCTTGGAGAAGGCGAGTTAGCGGGCCGTTTGCAGAAGATCCACGATGGGGTCAGTGAGCTTATCAGTCAGTTCCAGCCCGACACCTTTGCCATCGAACAAGTATTTATGGCCAAAAATCCGTCATCGGCGCTGGTATTGGGGCATGCTCGTGGTGCGGCCATCGTGGCGGCCACCAATCAGGCTTTGCCGGTGTATGAGTATTCGGCGCGTCAAATCAAGCAGGCAGTAGTGGGTAAGGGCAGTGCCGGTAAAGAGCAGGTGCAGCATATGGTGAGCTACCTGCTGAAGTTGCCTGCGTCCCCGCAAGCCGACGCTGCCGATGCTCTGGCGGTGGCCTTGTGCCACGGCCATACCCAACAGAGTTTGATTAAACTGTCCGGACAGGCCAGTAAGACCGTGCGCGGTCGCCTGCGACAATAA
- a CDS encoding YebC/PmpR family DNA-binding transcriptional regulator, with translation MAGHSKWSNIKHRKAAQDAKRGKIFTKLIRELVSATREGGPDADANPRLRAAIDKALSNNMKRDTIDNAIDRGAGNSDGDELETVVYEGYSAGGAAVMVEAMTDNRNRTVMEVRTAFNKCGGNLGTEGSVSFMFAKRGVISYGPEVSEETLMEVGIEAGGEDMHTYEDGSKEIYTAPEHFGLVKDALDKAGLEASYAQVTQVPDNKTELSNADAAKLLKLIDTLEELDDSQDVYTNASITDKQYDALQQ, from the coding sequence ATGGCAGGGCACAGTAAATGGTCCAATATCAAACACCGTAAGGCGGCGCAGGACGCTAAGCGTGGTAAAATTTTTACCAAGCTCATCCGCGAACTGGTCAGCGCGACTCGGGAGGGTGGACCGGATGCCGATGCGAACCCCCGCCTTCGTGCTGCTATCGATAAGGCACTGTCCAATAACATGAAGCGCGATACCATCGATAACGCCATTGACCGAGGTGCCGGCAACAGCGATGGCGATGAGTTGGAGACGGTCGTTTATGAAGGTTACAGTGCCGGTGGCGCGGCAGTGATGGTGGAAGCGATGACCGATAATCGCAATCGCACCGTGATGGAGGTGCGCACTGCTTTTAATAAATGCGGTGGCAATCTGGGCACCGAGGGGTCGGTTTCTTTCATGTTTGCCAAGCGAGGGGTGATTTCCTATGGTCCAGAGGTATCCGAAGAAACGCTGATGGAAGTGGGCATCGAAGCCGGTGGCGAGGATATGCATACCTACGAGGATGGCAGCAAAGAGATATACACGGCCCCGGAGCACTTTGGTCTGGTGAAAGATGCTCTGGATAAGGCGGGTCTGGAAGCCAGTTATGCTCAGGTGACCCAGGTGCCCGATAATAAAACCGAACTGAGTAACGCCGATGCCGCAAAGTTACTCAAATTGATAGACACGCTGGAGGAGCTGGATGACAGCCAGGACGTGTATACCAATGCGTCTATCACCGATAAGCAGTATGATGCATTACAACAGTAG
- the nudB gene encoding dihydroneopterin triphosphate diphosphatase translates to MTLKRPESVLVVIYDRQYRVLLLRRLDDPEFWQSVTGSLESEETPWQTAYREVLEETGIDIEALGHRLEDHQQKNQYPIRPEWRYRYPEGVSENTEYVYSLQVDSGQPITLSEHSEFRWLSINEAAEMAWSPSNAEAILSLTQRRHSFLKGGHDGRAQ, encoded by the coding sequence ATGACGCTTAAACGGCCCGAATCCGTGCTGGTGGTCATTTATGACCGCCAGTATCGGGTGCTGTTGTTGAGGCGTTTGGATGACCCTGAATTCTGGCAGTCGGTAACCGGCAGCTTAGAAAGCGAAGAAACCCCATGGCAAACCGCCTACCGAGAAGTGTTGGAAGAAACTGGCATTGATATAGAGGCACTGGGGCATCGGCTGGAGGATCACCAACAGAAAAATCAGTATCCCATTCGCCCCGAGTGGCGTTATCGCTATCCCGAAGGTGTCTCCGAGAACACCGAGTATGTGTATAGCCTACAGGTAGATTCCGGGCAGCCCATCACCTTGTCCGAGCACAGTGAGTTTCGTTGGTTGAGTATTAATGAGGCGGCAGAGATGGCCTGGTCTCCCAGTAATGCAGAGGCCATTTTGTCACTGACGCAACGCCGGCATTCATTCCTTAAAGGAGGTCATGATGGCAGGGCACAGTAA
- the aspS gene encoding aspartate--tRNA ligase: MRTDYCGNISKDHVGQEVTLCGWVNRRRDLGGLIFIDLRDREGMVQVVYDPDLPDVLEIANTLRAEFCVQVTGKVNARPESQINADMKTGEIEILGTDLKILSKAAPLPLDSNQENSEEQRLKYRYIDLRRPVMSERLQFRAKVTSAVRRYLDDNGFLDIETPILTKATPEGARDYLVPSRTHKGEFFALPQSPQLFKQLLMMSGLDRYYQITKCFRDEDLRADRQPEFTQIDLETSFLDADGVMAITEDMIRTVFKSLLNVELGDFPRMSYAEAMQRYGSDKPDLRNPLELVDVADILKDVDFKVFAGPANDPKGRIAAIRVPGGASLSRKQIDEYTKFVGIYGAKGLAWVKVNDKAAGLDGLQSPILKFLPEAEVNGLLDRTGAETGDILLFGADNYTVVTEAMGALRLKLGEDLELLEGDWKPLWVVDFPMFEEIDGQLHALHHPFTAARDITAEQLEADPLNALSNAYDMVLNGCELGGGSVRIHEPEMQSAVFRILGISDEEARVKFGFLLDALKYGPPPHAGLAFGLDRMVMLMTGADSIRDVMAFPKTTTAACPLTDAPGEANPEQLKELAIEIIKKANDA; encoded by the coding sequence ATGCGCACAGACTATTGCGGCAATATCAGTAAAGACCACGTGGGTCAGGAAGTGACTCTTTGTGGCTGGGTCAATCGGCGTCGGGATCTTGGCGGCCTGATTTTTATCGACCTGCGTGACCGGGAAGGCATGGTGCAGGTGGTGTATGATCCAGACCTGCCTGATGTGCTGGAAATCGCCAATACCCTCAGAGCTGAATTCTGTGTGCAGGTGACCGGCAAGGTTAATGCCCGTCCAGAAAGTCAGATCAACGCCGATATGAAAACCGGCGAGATCGAGATTCTGGGGACAGACCTGAAAATCCTGAGTAAGGCCGCGCCCTTGCCACTGGATTCAAATCAGGAAAACTCCGAAGAGCAGCGCCTTAAGTATCGCTACATCGACTTGCGCCGCCCCGTGATGTCCGAACGCCTGCAGTTTCGCGCCAAGGTGACCAGCGCCGTGCGCCGTTACCTGGACGACAACGGCTTTTTGGATATCGAAACGCCCATTCTGACTAAGGCCACCCCTGAGGGCGCGCGGGATTACCTGGTACCCAGTCGCACGCACAAAGGGGAGTTCTTCGCCTTGCCACAGTCGCCCCAGCTGTTTAAGCAGCTGCTGATGATGTCGGGGTTGGATCGCTACTATCAGATCACCAAGTGCTTCCGCGATGAAGACTTGCGAGCCGATCGTCAGCCCGAGTTTACTCAGATCGATTTGGAAACCTCGTTCCTGGATGCCGATGGTGTGATGGCTATTACCGAGGACATGATCCGCACCGTATTTAAAAGCTTGCTGAATGTGGAGCTGGGCGATTTCCCGAGAATGAGCTATGCCGAAGCCATGCAGCGTTATGGCAGCGATAAGCCGGACTTGCGTAATCCGCTGGAGCTGGTGGATGTGGCCGATATCCTCAAAGACGTGGACTTTAAAGTATTCGCCGGACCGGCCAATGATCCTAAGGGACGCATTGCTGCGATTCGTGTGCCGGGCGGCGCCAGTCTGTCGCGCAAGCAGATAGACGAATACACCAAGTTTGTCGGCATCTATGGGGCCAAAGGTCTGGCCTGGGTTAAGGTGAATGACAAGGCGGCGGGACTGGATGGCTTACAATCGCCGATTCTGAAATTCCTGCCCGAAGCGGAGGTCAATGGGCTACTGGATCGCACTGGCGCCGAAACCGGCGATATCCTGCTGTTTGGTGCTGACAACTACACCGTAGTCACCGAAGCGATGGGTGCACTGCGTCTGAAACTGGGCGAGGACCTGGAGCTGTTGGAAGGCGACTGGAAGCCGCTTTGGGTCGTGGACTTCCCCATGTTCGAGGAAATCGACGGTCAGCTACATGCACTGCACCATCCCTTTACTGCGGCGCGGGATATTACCGCCGAACAACTGGAAGCAGACCCGCTCAATGCCTTGTCCAACGCCTATGATATGGTCTTGAATGGCTGTGAACTGGGTGGCGGCTCGGTGCGTATTCATGAGCCGGAAATGCAATCGGCGGTGTTCCGCATTCTGGGGATCTCGGATGAAGAAGCGCGGGTTAAATTCGGCTTCCTGCTGGATGCGCTGAAATACGGTCCACCTCCGCATGCGGGCCTGGCGTTTGGTTTGGATCGCATGGTGATGTTGATGACTGGGGCCGACTCTATTCGCGATGTCATGGCGTTCCCCAAAACCACAACGGCGGCCTGTCCGCTGACCGACGCCCCCGGCGAAGCCAATCCTGAGCAATTAAAAGAGCTGGCCATCGAGATCATCAAAAAGGCCAATGACGCTTAA
- a CDS encoding DUF72 domain-containing protein, protein MSDNRSIGFGCPMWHHDQWRGHWLSSGSSGETSLRQYSRVFNSIEGNTSFYHLPDESSLRRWQQAVSAGFRFCFKFPQQVSHGQDLDEHSDELNVFLTRMGLLEEQIGLLMLQLPARFSPAQLPRLNRFLSALPREFDYGVEVRHPEFFQNVSYARQLNELLTSHRVNRIIMDTQGLFAARANNELLKEVQHKKPKVPVHVVTTADKPVVRYVGHPSLASNPQWYRRWQTKLEQWQRAGKQPFMFFHMPDNAYAPWLAKHFARDWANQSQAPGFQVDIPDRVEQGGLF, encoded by the coding sequence TTGTCTGACAACCGTTCCATCGGCTTTGGCTGTCCTATGTGGCACCACGATCAGTGGCGAGGCCATTGGCTTTCCAGTGGCAGTAGCGGCGAAACCAGCTTGCGGCAGTACAGCCGGGTGTTTAACAGCATTGAAGGCAACACCAGCTTCTATCATCTGCCGGATGAGTCGTCGCTGCGCCGCTGGCAGCAGGCGGTGTCTGCCGGGTTTCGTTTCTGTTTTAAGTTTCCCCAACAAGTCAGCCATGGGCAGGATCTGGATGAGCACAGTGACGAGCTGAATGTATTTCTGACCCGCATGGGCCTGCTGGAAGAACAAATCGGGCTGCTGATGCTGCAGCTTCCAGCCCGATTTTCGCCTGCACAGCTGCCCCGGCTTAATCGCTTCCTGAGTGCTCTACCAAGAGAGTTTGACTATGGCGTTGAAGTGCGTCATCCGGAATTCTTCCAGAATGTCAGCTACGCCCGCCAGTTGAATGAATTACTGACTTCTCACCGGGTCAATCGCATTATTATGGATACTCAGGGTCTGTTTGCTGCGCGGGCCAACAATGAACTTCTTAAAGAGGTTCAACATAAGAAACCTAAAGTGCCGGTACACGTGGTGACCACCGCTGATAAGCCTGTGGTACGCTATGTAGGCCACCCGTCGTTGGCGTCGAACCCCCAGTGGTATCGACGCTGGCAGACTAAGCTTGAACAGTGGCAGAGGGCGGGAAAACAGCCATTTATGTTTTTCCATATGCCGGATAACGCTTATGCGCCCTGGCTGGCCAAACACTTTGCCAGGGACTGGGCTAACCAGAGCCAAGCGCCCGGTTTTCAGGTGGATATCCCAGACCGAGTAGAACAAGGCGGATTATTTTAA
- a CDS encoding MFS transporter gives MKIEKLYQIVDAEHEGRTCKDLDDKACQRVPGNFLLICASLIMTKLGDLLASPKIVLSWLLGSAGAAPGIISLLVPIRESGSLVPQLAIGAWVRRHPKRKGFWVIGSVIQGMCVALMAVSLWTLSGNQAGFAVLGLLVLFSLARGMCSVSIKDVQGKTIPKGRRGRLSGLASSVSGALTVVIGLAFFSGDEDPTLAFYTLLLALAAVLWLFAAVVFSLVEEEQGETQGGNNALKDALKNLTLLKTDAHFRAFVIARALLMGSALSAPFVLLLAQNQSASPHTFAAFLIASSLGTSLSATIWGWLADDSSRKVMFKGGLFAALAALAVLAVDLSQISSNIYLYAGLYLLLSIAHAGVRIGRQTYIVDMADGVKRTDYVSVSNSVIGLLLLVVGLISAGFAALSTHAALAFLGLMGLVGSIWTYRLPEVSE, from the coding sequence ATGAAGATAGAGAAGCTATACCAGATCGTTGACGCTGAGCACGAAGGCCGCACCTGCAAGGATCTCGATGACAAGGCCTGCCAGCGGGTACCGGGTAACTTCTTATTGATCTGCGCAAGCCTTATCATGACCAAGCTGGGGGATCTTCTGGCATCGCCCAAAATCGTCTTAAGCTGGCTTCTGGGCAGCGCGGGGGCTGCGCCCGGGATTATTTCACTGCTGGTCCCCATACGTGAGTCCGGTTCACTGGTGCCCCAGCTGGCGATTGGCGCCTGGGTGCGCCGCCACCCCAAACGCAAAGGGTTTTGGGTGATAGGCTCCGTGATTCAGGGCATGTGTGTGGCGCTAATGGCGGTGAGCCTATGGACACTCTCCGGCAATCAAGCCGGTTTTGCCGTTTTGGGCCTGCTGGTGTTATTCAGCCTGGCCCGCGGTATGTGCTCGGTATCCATTAAAGACGTGCAAGGCAAAACCATTCCCAAAGGGCGACGCGGACGACTGTCGGGCTTAGCGTCCAGTGTCTCCGGTGCGTTAACCGTCGTGATTGGCCTGGCCTTTTTTAGCGGCGATGAAGACCCTACTTTGGCCTTCTATACCCTATTGTTGGCATTAGCCGCCGTATTATGGTTGTTTGCCGCGGTGGTATTTTCTCTGGTTGAGGAAGAGCAAGGCGAGACCCAGGGCGGCAATAATGCACTTAAAGACGCGCTGAAGAATCTCACACTGCTCAAAACCGACGCGCATTTTCGCGCCTTTGTCATCGCCCGGGCGCTGCTGATGGGTTCAGCCCTGTCCGCACCTTTTGTGCTGTTGCTGGCCCAGAATCAGAGCGCCTCGCCGCATACCTTCGCGGCCTTCTTGATCGCCAGCAGTTTAGGCACCAGCCTATCGGCCACCATCTGGGGCTGGCTGGCCGATGACTCCAGCCGCAAGGTGATGTTTAAGGGGGGTCTGTTTGCCGCCCTCGCCGCCTTAGCAGTATTGGCAGTGGATTTAAGTCAGATAAGCAGCAATATTTACCTTTATGCCGGGCTTTACCTGCTTTTAAGTATTGCCCACGCGGGCGTGCGCATTGGCCGCCAAACCTATATTGTGGATATGGCCGATGGTGTTAAGCGCACGGATTATGTGTCGGTCAGCAACAGCGTTATCGGGCTACTGTTGTTGGTAGTAGGTCTGATCTCGGCGGGCTTTGCTGCCCTCTCCACCCATGCTGCCCTGGCTTTCTTAGGCTTGATGGGGCTGGTTGGCAGCATCTGGACCTACCGCCTGCCGGAGGTCAGTGAATAA
- a CDS encoding TerB family tellurite resistance protein, with protein sequence MIKSLKNWVEQLKQEDSSDQGRIKTDIATAVLYMEVIRADSELAEDETQMMHQLLVKQFNLSDKQAEQLLHRSGEHTDSANDMMTFTRVLNDSCDAEQKQTVMVNLWKLALADGQLDKHEEHTIRRIADLLYVPHSKFIQSKLNAREQSE encoded by the coding sequence TTGATTAAATCGTTGAAGAATTGGGTAGAGCAGCTGAAGCAGGAAGACAGTAGTGATCAAGGTCGTATCAAGACCGATATTGCTACGGCGGTGCTCTACATGGAGGTGATTCGCGCTGACAGTGAGCTGGCCGAAGACGAAACCCAGATGATGCATCAGCTGTTGGTGAAACAGTTTAATCTCTCCGATAAGCAGGCTGAACAGTTGCTGCACCGCTCTGGCGAGCATACCGATAGTGCCAACGACATGATGACCTTTACCCGGGTCCTGAACGACAGCTGTGACGCTGAGCAAAAACAGACCGTGATGGTAAACCTCTGGAAGCTCGCTCTGGCAGACGGGCAGTTGGACAAGCATGAGGAACATACCATCCGCCGTATCGCGGACTTACTCTACGTGCCCCACAGTAAGTTTATCCAATCCAAGTTGAATGCCCGAGAGCAGTCTGAGTAG